Sequence from the Muntiacus reevesi chromosome 9, mMunRee1.1, whole genome shotgun sequence genome:
TATATGCTTGGGATACTACTAGTCTTTCCAACACCTCTGGGTACCGACACACGATCTACAGCTTGACTTTGTAGGTCCTGTGTTTTGACACCCACAGAGACTTTGATTTTGGTGAAGGCCAAGGTTACTATTGTTCATGAGTGGTGGTGGTGACCTCCTGGGTGTCCTGACTTCTCGTGCAACTGTCCCTGTAGCATTAAACGAGGCTTACAAGAGCGCAAAGATGCTCTCAGCACTGGTGGACCCTTTGGAGCCGTTTGTGGTTCAAAGCTATTCACCAGCACCCCTGTGCCAGAGCCAGCGCATGTCCTGAGTATGTGGTCAGAACCTGTTCAGTATCACATCCACGTGCCCCTTTCCCTCAAACACTGAAGTCACTATGGGCAGAGTTAATGCCCATCTTCTGAACTGACATCCCAGGTCCCTCCAAAGTGGACTGGTGTCCACGACTTTACCTCCAAATTCCAACCATGCCAGTTGTGGAATCCTTAAACACCCATCATATTTTGAGGTCCCATCAGCAGTCTCTcgtcttttctcattttattaggGTGTACATTCATTGCAGAAGGCACGACAGAAGCAGCTGTCCATTGAACAATAAAGGGGTTAAGAATCATTTACACCAACAGGAAGAATGAAACTGCAAATTTATTtgaaagtataaaaattaaaaaaaaaacctaatcaaAAAAGCAACCACACATAACCTTTCCAGTTTACATCAACTTTGAATGTCACATGCTATTTATTAACCACTtacttgtgttttttaaaaatgtcaatttcaAAGTAAAGGGACTGAGGGCAAGTGATAAGTGATCACAGTGGAACGATTTCAACACTAAAATAAATGCTGATCTTATTTGAGAAAAGGGAGCAGAGATGGTTTTCTCGTTGGCACAGATTTATGCcgtgtactaaaaaaaaaaatcctggttgGAATGAGTTAAAGAAATAATGCTGGCCACTTATTTGCTATCTTAAGTAGGGGAAAAAGCAAAACTCTGCTGCTTTGGTGTCCTATTTATATCTCTTCTAAAAAacccaccatttaaaaaaatcaaatctataataaaaatgtccctgtgtttattttaaaaaacaacattaaGAGGCTCTCCTTATCGACTAAGACCATTTGTCCTTTCTAAGATGCCTGGAAGCTGAAAAGCGCGTGAAATTAATTCACCgcacaattaattaaaaattagaatcCTTTCCTCTAAACAATTTCCAGAGCACCAGAAAGAAGCAGGGGCCCACCAAGGGGGGAAATGAAGACAGTGTGACTCATGTGAGAGAAAGTGTTCAGCCAGAGCTCCTCACACACTCCGGCTGCCACTTAAAGTTCTCTCTGCACCGGACTACTCAGAAAATAACGCGTGCTATTTTAAAAACGAAAAGATGTGAGCAATTAGGTTTCTTTTCTTAACTTGAAAATCACCAAGTGGCTAGCTTTCCTGTAGCACACTTTGAAttcggttaaaaaaaaaaatcgtctACAGAACAGGATCACTGAATGCCACTTCATCCCCCCTCCTGCAGGCTCTGTTTGAATCAGCATCAAAGAAGTTACTGAGCATGTGGGAAGCAGGTCTGCATGACAGCTGCCCCGAGTGGCTCCACCTGGTTCCAGTTTTGTCCCCCGCCCCCTGGTCAGTCAGTGGTTTCTTGACAAATAGCATCTACGTTTCCACCCATGACTTCCTGAGGGGCTGGGCGCTGTGGCTGGCTGggcagggagaaaggaaagcGATCCTGAACACAGAGCCCGTGAACTGAGGGAGAAAGGCATTGGTCTTTCTGCATCCTTCACGAACTCgataaataaaaactcaaagtGCAACAATGCACAGACGCCTGGCACACAGGGCCGTCTGGGGGCGGGCGGACTGGTTATTATATAGAGCTCAGCGGGACAAAGGTGTGATCTTGTGCATCTTTGCTTGGACCTCGctaatggaaaaacaaacaaaagacagctTTCCTATACACATATAAATAGTCCCTTAActagaagggaaaaaacaaacacactgtttcaaatgcatttctaagagattatatataaaaaaaaagtccGAATGGCAAATCTTGACTCCAAACTGTCTGTTAGCCATGTCTCTCAGAGAAGAAACTATGGGATGTCTGGAGAGGTCTGATTCTCGCCCTGACCCTAATCCTAAACCTTGGTGCTGGTATCTATCTGGCTGGGCCTTGGGAAGTTGGGGGGGTGGTGAGTGCCGCCCAGGAATGCGGAGCTCGGTAGGTGCTGAATTAGGTTTTCATGTGAATTAGAAACCCACAGTGTCCTCAAGCCCAACTGCACAGGTAGAATGACTTCTGAGTGTCTGGGGGGACTTGAGAGGCGAGGGTTGAAGCTGCATGAATGGGCAAGGCAGGCTGGGCATGGTTTACAGGGACTAAAGGACCAGATCAGATTTCTGGCCAACTCAGGTTTAGTCCTCATCCCTGGGCTAAGGCAGGTCACAGCTGGGAGGGTGACGATCAGAAACCAGGGAAAGGGCTGTGGACCAAAGCAGACCCCGGTTCTTGGCAGCCTGCATTTTAGGAGCTGAGAACTCGGATAAACTAGTGGTGGGGGCTCCCTGCTTATTCTGGGATGAGGCTGATGATATATGATGCTGGAAAACGCTCTCAAAATGAGGATTCTTGGGCAAATTGTTAAATCCAGAATCTCTCCAGAATTGATGGTTTCAGAGTCCTTCAGAAAACCAAAATGACACTGCTAACTTCTGAAGGACGTTACTCACAGCAACAGTTTTCTTTGGCCCCAGCCTCTCCTGACCCAAGAGAAACGTGCAGCCTCGTGGAACATCCAATGACAGCCTCCTGGGAGGATCACCCAACCCAAATCCCCAGGTGGAGCTCTAAGGTCACAGCCCACACAGAATTTGgtccagtctcctctgcccttcTGAACATCCCATATGACACAAACACTGTTTTCTCAGTACTTAAGTACTACGTTCTCCCGCCACCTGCAAACTTACGCCACCGCCTCAGCAAGATTCCAACAGTAACAGAAGAATGATGTGGAGGGTGAGGCTGTGATCATTGGCCTCGAGGGAAGAATAAGTGCCCAGAAAAGATGCACCATACAACAGGTCAGCTGAGAGGCCAGAACAAGGCAGGTCGCCCTCCAAAGAACATTCCTGAAATCTGGGCAAGGAGGTGAATGGAGAGACAGCTGACACTCCAAATCACTCCTTGAGGGACCCCGAGGAGCTTCCCGTAAGCGCAAGTTGTTAGGACAGTCAAAGTCAGAGCAGATGAACCCATGGAGACTTTGGAAGAGCCGGAGTTTATACGTCTTCGGTGCCCTGGCTGGGCGCGGAGTCCCTGGGCTCAGCGGTGCCCTCCTGCGGGCCAGGCTGCCCCGGGCTGTGGCCGGGGTCGTCCACGCTCAGGAGGCTGCTGGCTGCCTGGGAGCTGGCGCTGTCGGCACTGCCGGAGCGGGAGCGGTAAGGGGGCAGGTCGGCTTGGTTCAGGGACTCAGTGTCTGAAGAGTAGGGTGGCGGAGGAAGGTCGTACCAGGCGGGTCTGCGATGGAGAGagcagggtggggtgaggagcagggttgggggaagggagagagaagagaacatATTAGGAGCCCAGGCACGGCAGGCAAAGCTGACTTCTGTCTGTTTTTGAGTGGATGATGATCTCAGGACTGAGATTTTTTCCCTCCAAGGAGAAAGGCAATCCTAGTACTAGGGAAACCAGTGATAAGCAATAAGATGAAGGAAAGGGATCAAAGGTCAGCATGCTCCGGCTGGCTTGTGCCAACTGTACAGTGCCAAATACATAACCTTTGGGAGGGGGAATTCTAAGAAGCCCCCGGCTCATCCTGGGTGGTTCAGCAGGGATGCAGCTGGCCTGAGGTTTTGATGGAGACCTTAATGATCCACAGAATTGGGGGTCCTTACTGAAAGCCAACTCTTTCTGGTTGTCTGGACTTGGGCATAATAATGACACCTTGCTTGCATTGAGATAACTTCAAAGGCATTTTACTTTCCAGCTATCATTTATAGAAGGCTTATTGTGAGTCAGGCATTGCGCCACCCACCTtatatcctttattttattttatttagcattcaGAAGAATGCTAGAGGGAGCCATTACTTGTATGCCCATTGTActggggaggaaactgaggcaaaggggCCTTAGATAGTttgcgtggggtcacaaagagctagtaAGCAGCAGTgctaggatttgaacctaggAGTTCTGTCTCCAGATGCAGCAGTTTTAACCTTGCTCTACATCTGATGGTCCAAGCGCTAAGAACACAGAATCTTAGTGCTTATTTGCAAAGATGTCCTTAAGCACCAGGCCCTGGAGCTCTGTTTATCTTTTATGAGGaggaaaaatgaagattatataATACAAGAGCTGTCACTGGATGGGCTCAAGGAAGAGTCCAGTTAGCCCAGGAACACTGCCTGCAAAATGCCTCACCAGTGAGTCCCAGGCGTATAGAAGAGGGATCCTGTAAGCTAAGGGATGCTGAGAACTGGGGGCTCAGGTAGCTCTGGTCCTGGGACTTCAAAGTGGGTTCTCTGGGATATGCTGGAGGTCACCAAAAGACAGAGGAAGGCTGAGCAGGCGGGACTGAGGTCCACTACCTACTCCAACTACAGAATTCTGCGTTTGACTTTGTTTGTTGGGGTTTCCTGTACAGCTCCATCTGCAATGAGGGTCCTAAGCTTGAGAATTCTCCCTTTATCTTACAGATGATGGCATGCAAAGTTAAGGAACTTATTTATTTaccctctcattcattcattcaattagaAATCAAACCTCCAACATGGGCACTGTTCTGCGGTAGCAGGTGGGTCCCCAGAGTTGGGTACATGTGTCCATGTGGCATTaccaaggaggaggagggatcTGAACTGGCTGGGATAGCTGTTTGTCCTCAGATGAATAACCGaaaaactcagttttctcatctgcaataCTGAGGCAAATATAACCTCGCTTGGTGAGTCGCTATGAGGATTAAGCGAGATGATAATGTGTGAACTGTTTTGCAAAGACTCAGTACAAGGCAGACACTGCGGCATCTTTGCAGCTGCATGCAGGGACCCCGGGCGTGTGCACACAGACTCTGTCCCTAAGTGCGACGACCTCCCTTCCCGGCCGCCCCAGGGTCTCCCGTCCAGCACACACCTTTGGTCCAGCAGGGCCTCTGAGTAGGAGGGCGGGGAGCCCACTTCCGACGCGTTCTGCTCGGCCTGGCTGGCCACGTACTGGATGCCGTTGTTGACGTTGTAGGTGACGTTGCAGCGGTGGGGGTGGTCCAGGACCACCAGGCGGGACAGCAGCACGGGGTGCTGCAGCCGGTGCACCGGCAGCGTCATGAGGTTGTTGCGTTTCCGCTGGTGGTGCAGGACCAGCGCCAGCAGGGCCACCACCAGCACGAAGATGACGGAGCTGCCGATGATGGCGTACGTGATGCTGGGGTAGTACACGAGCTGGCTCTCCGAGGTCACAAACACCTGACCGCTGCCTGGTTCTGGGAGACCCCAGaggggagagaaaaggagaggggtTACGGGGTGGCTTCACTCTCGTGCCTCGAAGTCAGCCCCAGGAGGGGCGTGCAATGTTCCAGCAGCACCATTCGCAGTAGCCGAAAAGTAGAAACCGCCCCAGTGTCCACCGACTGGGGTGGACAAGATGTGGGCTGTCCATACAGTACAATATTATCCAGCTATAAAGAGTACTGGCGCATGCTACGACATGGATGAGCCTcaaaacactatgctaagtgaaacaagccagacagAGTAGCCGAAAAGTGGGAACCGCCCCAGTGTCCACCGACGGGTGGAGAGAGAAACAAAACGTGGACTGTCCGTACCACGGAGTATTATCAGGCCATAGAGAGTACTGATGCATGCTCTGACACAGATGGGGCCTCAAAACATTACACTGAGCGAGATGAGCCAGACACAAGAGACcatacactgtatgattccattcatatgaaatgttCAGGAAACGCAAATGCATGGGGACAAAAAGCTGATTAATGGTCGCCTGGGGCATGGGGGCTCACTGGTGATAGGCGTTGGGGATCTTGCTGGGGACATGGGACTGCTGTAAAACTGGATGTGGTGATGGCCGCACAAATTGATGCATTTACTAAAACTCATTGAATTGTAAAGTTAAAATGggcaaattttatattatgtaatgcacgctaagtcacttcagtcgtgtccgactctttgtgaccccatggactgtagcccaccaggctcctctgtccatggggattctccaggcaagaatgctgtagtgggttgtcatttcttcttccaggggatcttctcgacccagggatggaacccacgtctcctgcataggcaggtggattccttaccactagtgccacctgggaagccatatataatgtaaattatacctcaataaagtcatttaaaaaaatcagcccAGGGGAACATAATATCCAGGGAATGGGAGTGATAATTACTATGACAGAAAGTAGTTTTTCTCTGGAAGTTTATAATATGTATGAGGCACACCAGCCAGTGTGTCCAGGGTTCCTTATGTTGGTGAAGTACTTATTTGATGCCTGGCCCCTTGCCAAGCTTTCAAGATGAAGAGCCAGCGTTGCAGAGGCTAAAATCACGGACTCCGAAGCCATTCAACCCCTAGCAATTCAACTGACTGGCTATGTGCCCTTTGGAAAGTGGTAAACTTCTCTGCTGTAAattgctcatctgtgaaatggggacggTATTAGTCCCCACCGCACTGGGCTGTTCCGAGTGTGAAATGAGTGACTCATTATCAAACACTTAGAACAGCGAACACACTGTGGGTGTTCcaggcatacatatacatacttcaTCTTATCTGTGTGACTCACAGCAACTCCGTGAAGTAGGTGTTGTAACTGCCTTCTTCTTAAGACAAGGACAGGGACGCTCAGAGAGGTTGGGTCCCCTGACCAGGATCACAGGGTCAGGAGGTAACGGGCTGTGCCTGATTTGAGCCCCTGGGGTCTGACTTCAGAGCCTCACCCCTAACACTTTGCCTGCAGCCCCCTAACAAGGCCCGCTAGGCAACCAGCAGGCATTTGCTCAGAAGCCTTTGGATGAAGCCTgaaacccacccccacccaccaagATGCCGTTCCCCTCCTCTCCACCTGGAGCAACAGCCCCACTTCACATATGCAGCGGAAGGGTTTCCCACCAGGAGGACACAGCTAGCAAGGGTGGCCGGGCCCAAGTGGGCCCAGGAAACCAGAGCGGTCCTTCCTCGTGGAAAGCTGGAAGATCTACAACTGCCCAGCCGCAAGAATCATCTAAATGCAGCCTAAGTGCGCAAGTCTGAGACCACACTCGGTGCCCGGTCAACCTCTGAAGCCACGAGGAGGTCTGAGTGGGTCCTCAGCGGCCAGTGTGAGCTATGAAGTGGAAGCAGTACTGTGCGCTGGCAGGGCCAGCCCCGGGCTAAGCTTTCCCACACCCTCGTCACTAATCGCCCACGTGCACGACGTTGCATTTCACCTTCTGTATACATTAGAGTGTGCTCACCACCAAAACTTCGGGTCCCACTCatcaccatgggcttccctggtggctcagcggtaaagaatctgcttgcgatgcaggggacgtgagttcaatccctgagctgggaagatcccctggagaagggaatggcaacccattccagtattcttgcctggagaatcccatggacagaagagcctggtgggctacagtccaaggggtcacaagaatcacacatgacttagcaactaaaccaccgccaCTCATCACCACCATACAGTTGACCCTCTTTATCCATTTcgccctccccccacacccccatcccTCTGGTAACCGCCACTCTGTTCCCTGCACCTCCATGTGTTGTTTGATTTGGTCTATTCActtattttgtttgtattttatgtTCCATATATGCGTGAAATCACACAGTGTTTGTCTTCCTCCATCTGACATCTCACTTAGCACCAT
This genomic interval carries:
- the LDLRAD3 gene encoding low-density lipoprotein receptor class A domain-containing protein 3 isoform X3, with amino-acid sequence MCSNGRCIPGAWQCDGLPDCFDKSDEKECRSIKELIHTRRTEIQNGFSQSRDGLGRGLQAKAKSKCGPTFFPCASGVHCIIGRFRCNGFEDCPDGSDEENCTANPLLCSTARYHCKNGLCIDKSFICDGQNNCQDNSDEENCESSQEPGSGQVFVTSESQLVYYPSITYAIIGSSVIFVLVVALLALVLHHQRKRNNLMTLPVHRLQHPVLLSRLVVLDHPHRCNVTYNVNNGIQYVASQAEQNASEVGSPPSYSEALLDQRPAWYDLPPPPYSSDTESLNQADLPPYRSRSGSADSASSQAASSLLSVDDPGHSPGQPGPQEGTAEPRDSAPSQGTEDV
- the LDLRAD3 gene encoding low-density lipoprotein receptor class A domain-containing protein 3 isoform X1, yielding MWLLGPLCLLLSSAAESQLLPGNNFTNECNIPGNFMCSNGRCIPGAWQCDGLPDCFDKSDEKECRSIKELIHTRRTEIQNGFSQSRDGLGRGLQAKAKSKCGPTFFPCASGVHCIIGRFRCNGFEDCPDGSDEENCTANPLLCSTARYHCKNGLCIDKSFICDGQNNCQDNSDEENCESSQEPGSGQVFVTSESQLVYYPSITYAIIGSSVIFVLVVALLALVLHHQRKRNNLMTLPVHRLQHPVLLSRLVVLDHPHRCNVTYNVNNGIQYVASQAEQNASEVGSPPSYSEALLDQRPAWYDLPPPPYSSDTESLNQADLPPYRSRSGSADSASSQAASSLLSVDDPGHSPGQPGPQEGTAEPRDSAPSQGTEDV
- the LDLRAD3 gene encoding low-density lipoprotein receptor class A domain-containing protein 3 isoform X2, with translation MWLLGPLCLLLSSAAESQLLPGNNFTNECNIPGNFMCSNGRCIPGAWQCDGLPDCFDKSDEKECPKAKSKCGPTFFPCASGVHCIIGRFRCNGFEDCPDGSDEENCTANPLLCSTARYHCKNGLCIDKSFICDGQNNCQDNSDEENCESSQEPGSGQVFVTSESQLVYYPSITYAIIGSSVIFVLVVALLALVLHHQRKRNNLMTLPVHRLQHPVLLSRLVVLDHPHRCNVTYNVNNGIQYVASQAEQNASEVGSPPSYSEALLDQRPAWYDLPPPPYSSDTESLNQADLPPYRSRSGSADSASSQAASSLLSVDDPGHSPGQPGPQEGTAEPRDSAPSQGTEDV